A genomic segment from Malus domestica chromosome 05, GDT2T_hap1 encodes:
- the LOC139196170 gene encoding uncharacterized protein: MVEDVIMPANLMPLDIVDFDVILGTNWLHYNRAKIDCYGKTVTFHRPGLPEVTFVGEPSGVRHVVISAMKAKRLLSKGCQGYLAHVVLNNDALSSVEDVRVVRHFPDVFLDDLPGLPPDRDVEFVFYLLPDLRSTGVELGVEDQEEALLTNFQVRPILIDRVLEAQMNDEETQEIIQARNQGRKKDFRIRETDGMLM, from the exons ATGGTGGAGGATGTtattatgccagctaatcttatgcCGTTGGACATTGtagattttgatgtgattttgggcactaaTTGGTTACACTACAATCGTGCAAAAatagattgttatggaaagacagtcacatttcatcgtcctggattacctgaagttacatttgtaggagagcctagCGGAGTGAGGCATgttgttatttctgccatgaaagccaaaagattgttatcgaaaggttgtcagggatatttggctcatgtagtGTTGAATAATGATGCTCttagtagtgtggaggatgtacGTGTGGTTAGGCATTTTCCGGATGTGTTCCTTGATGATTTGCCTGGATTAccgccagacagagatgtggagtttGTTTTTTatctgcttccag atttgaggtccactggagtggagttaggagtggaagatcaaGAGGAAGCCTTGCTtactaattttcaagttaggccaattttaattgatcgtgtgctcgaggcccagatgaatgatgaagagacccaggaaataattcaagcaaggaatcaaGGGAGGAAGAAAGATTTTAGgattcgagaaactgatggtatgcttatgtaA
- the LOC139196169 gene encoding uncharacterized protein: MQSQGNLPPDRWVETTTWFLGLQPASWWRHESYQMPQEVVADWEVFKQLFRKRLIPPEYIDRKKQEFTHLKQGKMSANEYYRKFTDLSRYDPEVAANPVEMLRHFRLGTKNKWRSIATSTPCATYQEFYEVLMRIKDSKNMPSESEDEEEKNGNQRRDDKGKGQSSQGPRKTQSFKRSSGSSSSSSGILSSNMQRRGGRFSGGQRF; this comes from the coding sequence atgcagagtcaggggaatcttccgcctgataggtgggtcgagacgactacctggtttctgGGTCTGCAGCCTGCATCATGGTGGAGACATGAGTCATATCAGATGCCACAAGAGGTTGTAGCGGATTGGGAAGTGTTTAAACAATTGTTTCGGAAAAGGTtaattcctcctgagtatattgatcgtaagaaacaagagtttacacatctgaaacaaggaaagatgtcagcgaatgagtattacaggaagttcactgatttgtctcgatatgatccggaggttgctgctaatccggtcGAGATGCTCCGTCACTTCAGGTTGGGTACTAAGAATAAATGGCGTTCTATAGCGACATCGACTCCCTGTGccacttaccaggagttttatgaggtgTTAATGCGGATTAAGGATTCAAAGAACATGCCCAgtgaaagtgaagatgaagaagaaaagaacggGAACCAGAGgcgagatgataaaggtaaaggtcaatcatctcagggacctcgtaagacccagagttttaagagaagcagtggcagttccagctcttctagtgGAATTTTGAGCTCTAATATGcagaggagaggtggtagattttctggAGGCCAGAGATTTTAG